One genomic segment of Gemmatimonadaceae bacterium includes these proteins:
- a CDS encoding type II toxin-antitoxin system HicB family antitoxin: MQLELTAVFKPADEGGYIAFVEELPGANTQGETLEEARANLREAAELVIEANRALAEEQLRGAEVIREPLRLTA; the protein is encoded by the coding sequence ATGCAGCTGGAGCTGACAGCCGTCTTTAAGCCGGCCGACGAGGGTGGATACATCGCGTTCGTCGAGGAACTGCCGGGAGCCAACACGCAGGGTGAGACGCTCGAGGAAGCGCGCGCCAACCTGCGGGAAGCCGCGGAACTTGTCATCGAGGCCAATCGGGCGCTCGCCGAAGAGCAGCTCAGGGGCGCCGAGGTTATTCGTGAGCCGCTGCGCCTCACCGCCTAG
- a CDS encoding type II toxin-antitoxin system HicA family toxin, whose protein sequence is MSTWPAAKAKRVLAALLRIGWQIKRERSSHKMLSRDGFPDYVFAFHDSEEIGPRMLARIARHTGLRPEDL, encoded by the coding sequence GTGAGCACGTGGCCGGCCGCGAAGGCAAAGCGCGTTCTCGCCGCGCTCCTTCGAATTGGCTGGCAGATCAAGCGGGAGCGCTCCTCGCACAAAATGCTCAGCCGCGACGGCTTTCCGGATTATGTGTTCGCTTTTCACGACTCCGAAGAGATTGGCCCGCGAATGCTCGCGCGCATCGCGCGCCACACTGGCTTGAGGCCTGAAGATCTCTGA
- a CDS encoding type II toxin-antitoxin system HicB family antitoxin, with product MSMQLTLEVEREEDGRWIAEVPDLAGVLAYGGSRDEAVARAEALALRVLADRLEHAEVGPDLFSVTFRAA from the coding sequence ATGTCCATGCAGCTCACATTGGAAGTTGAACGCGAAGAAGATGGCCGCTGGATCGCCGAGGTCCCTGACCTCGCCGGGGTGCTCGCGTACGGCGGTTCACGCGACGAGGCCGTCGCACGTGCCGAAGCGCTAGCGCTCCGTGTGCTTGCGGACCGACTCGAGCACGCCGAAGTGGGCCCGGATCTCTTCAGCGTCACGTTTCGGGCAGCATAG